Part of the ANME-2 cluster archaeon genome is shown below.
AGGCCTGATGTGAAGATAGTGCGCAAGTTCAGGGGCGGTGTCGGCATCAACTCAACCGTGGAAACGGAACTGGACCGGGAAACCATCCTGTCCATACTCAAGGAATACAAGATGCACAACGCTGACGTGCTGATACGGGACAACGTGAACATAGACGAGTTCATTGATGCGCTGCTGGGTAATCGCAAGTACATCAAAGCAGTTACCGTTATCAACAAGGCTGACCTGGTGGACGAAGCCTTCAAAACCAATCTCAGAGCCAATTTCCCGGATGCAATGCTCATCTCGGCTGACATGGATAAGAACCTGGACCCCCTGAAAGACCTTATATTCGACAACCTGAAATTCATCCGCCTGTACATGAAACCTCAGGGAGAGCCAGCTGATATGGACGAGCCCATGATTATCCAGGAAGGGGTCAGTGTGGGTGATATCTGCGACAAACTGCACCGTGATTTTAGAAAAAGGTTCAGGTATGCCCAGGTATGGGGCCCCTCTGCCAAACATGCAGGCCAGCGCGCCGGCCTGGAACATATATTAATGGACGGCGATGTATTGACCATTGTAACCCAGAAGTGACCTTACCATGGAGCAGCGAATCACACCTAAAAAATTCAATATCCTATTGACCGTTTGTATCTACCTGTCATTTATCGGCGCCATAATCTCCCTGTACATGACCTGGGTGTTCGTGGTATGGATATTCCTGATCCTCGGCCTGTTATTCTTTATGGCCCGCAATGCCACGTTTATTATGGAAAAAGTGGTACAAAAGCGATTTAGCTATGATAAGAGCTCTGGTTCTCATTTTGATGATGACCTTGGTGAAGACACTGATGATAAGAACCGGTGACCACGGTCAACCCAGGAACGTTTCTATACGTTCAAGCGCGGTTTTTAGTTCATCCAGACCGGAAGCATAGGAACATCGTAAAAATCCGGCACCCGATTCCCCGAATACATCTCCGGGAACCACGGCCACCTTTTGCTGGTTTAACAGTTCTTCTGCAAACTGCGATGAGGTCATGCCTGTGGATTGCACAGACGGGAATGCGTAGAATGCACCTCTTGGCTCAAAGCAGTCCAGGCCCAGCTCGTTGAGTCCTGTTACAAAAAGCTTCCTTCGCCGGTTATATTCCCTGACCATGGCCTGCATCTCGGAATCGCCTTTGTTCAGAGCCTCGATAGCCCCTATCTGGGATGTGATGGGTGCGCATAACATGGTATACTGGTGAATGAGCAGCATGGCTTTGATAATATCGGGCGGGCCCATGGCATATCCAATGCGCAGCCCGGTCATGGCATGGGACTTTGACAGGCCGTTTAGCAGTATGGTACGTTCATCCATACCGTTGAGTGATGAAAAACAGGTGTGTTTACCGTTGTAGGTAAGCTTGTCGTACACCTCATCAGATATGACCAGCAGGTCGTGTTCCACTGCCACATCTGCCACTTCCTCAAAATCCTTCCTCCCCATCACAGCACCGGTCGGGTTGTTGGGGTAGCTCAGTATGATGGCTTTGGTCTTTGGGGTAATAGCATCTTCCAGTTGTGCCCCTGTCAACCGGAATTCGTTTTCCCGGGTAGTGGAAACGGTAACAGGATTGCCTCCGGAAAAAACAATACACGGTTTATACGATACGTAACTGGGCTCGTGGACAATGACTTCATCCCCCGGATTGACCACAGCACGCAGGGCAAGGTCAGCGGCCTCGCTGACACCGGTGGTTACAAGTATCTGGTCTACGGGGTCATAGTTCACTCCATAGTCCCTCTGGAACGAGTTGGACACGGCTTCCCTGAGTTCAAGCAGGCCGGCGTTGGAAGTATATGACGTGAAACCTTTCTCCAGTGAATAGATACATGCTTCCCTGATATGCCAGGGCGTAACAAAATCAGGTTCGCCCACACCCAGGGAGATAACATCATCCATACCGATGACCATATCAAAGAATTTCCTGATACCCGAAGGTGGGACCACACGTACCCTGTCAGAAACAAATTTTCGTGTCTGGTTCATCGGTCGCTCACATCATCTTAGGGAGTAATGGCCAGTCTTTTTGACTTGTCCTTCTCGAATAGGGTAACTCCGTCCTCTTTGTAGGTCTTGAGCACGAAATGTGTTACCGTGCTCTGCACCTGGTCGAGGGTGGCGATCTTCTCTGCTACGAAAAAAGCCACGTCCTTCATGGAATGGCCGCGCACGGTCAGGGAAAGGTCATGGTCGCCCGATATCAATCGCACAGACCTGACCTCGGTAAAATTGGCAATGCGCCTGGCGATGACATCGTATCCCGACCTGTCACCCAGGGAGATCTTGAGTTCGATGATGGCATAGAGGTATTCTTCACCCACCTTATCCCAGTCAATGACAGCCTTATATTTTCGGATGATACCGC
Proteins encoded:
- a CDS encoding GTP-binding protein, whose translation is MSLDEEITEIEDEIRKTSYNKATSHHIGRLKAKLARLKEDMVKRASSKGGGDGYSVRKSGDATVVLVGYPSVGKSTLLNRLTGAQSRVGAYEFTTLDVVPGTMFHKDATIQILDVPGLVRGAASGRGRGKEVISVVRNAELIIFLIDVFQTGHLQVLEKELYDAGIRVNTRRPDVKIVRKFRGGVGINSTVETELDRETILSILKEYKMHNADVLIRDNVNIDEFIDALLGNRKYIKAVTVINKADLVDEAFKTNLRANFPDAMLISADMDKNLDPLKDLIFDNLKFIRLYMKPQGEPADMDEPMIIQEGVSVGDICDKLHRDFRKRFRYAQVWGPSAKHAGQRAGLEHILMDGDVLTIVTQK
- a CDS encoding aminotransferase class I/II-fold pyridoxal phosphate-dependent enzyme, whose protein sequence is MNQTRKFVSDRVRVVPPSGIRKFFDMVIGMDDVISLGVGEPDFVTPWHIREACIYSLEKGFTSYTSNAGLLELREAVSNSFQRDYGVNYDPVDQILVTTGVSEAADLALRAVVNPGDEVIVHEPSYVSYKPCIVFSGGNPVTVSTTRENEFRLTGAQLEDAITPKTKAIILSYPNNPTGAVMGRKDFEEVADVAVEHDLLVISDEVYDKLTYNGKHTCFSSLNGMDERTILLNGLSKSHAMTGLRIGYAMGPPDIIKAMLLIHQYTMLCAPITSQIGAIEALNKGDSEMQAMVREYNRRRKLFVTGLNELGLDCFEPRGAFYAFPSVQSTGMTSSQFAEELLNQQKVAVVPGDVFGESGAGFLRCSYASGLDELKTALERIETFLG
- a CDS encoding Lrp/AsnC family transcriptional regulator, giving the protein MDMNEILEIIEQDPKIDPAEIARLTGYPETEVRSRIKELEDSGIIRKYKAVIDWDKVGEEYLYAIIELKISLGDRSGYDVIARRIANFTEVRSVRLISGDHDLSLTVRGHSMKDVAFFVAEKIATLDQVQSTVTHFVLKTYKEDGVTLFEKDKSKRLAITP